AGCTGTGTTCAGGGCAGGCCAGGTGTCCTCAAGCTAGAGGTTGAACTCTAGCTTTTGCGCTTGGTAAGGCTTGCTTGGGGGACTCAGGGTCAGTGGAGAGACACATGTTCCTAGGATGGTTTCCTCATATGTGTAGTTGGCAGCTAGTGGGTGGACAGGCCAGGAGGAGCCCCTGTCAGCCCAGCCTAATCATCTGCCATTTGGGGACCCTGGAGGCGGCTTGGGGTGAACCATATGTCCTAGCATCTGCTCCTAACTGGGCTAGGCTTTGGGTTGGGCCCAGCAAAGCTCTCTGCCCACTGTCCCTTGCCCCCGCTTGCCCCCACTCACTGTCCAGGCCCCAGACCCTGGGAGAGCGGGACTCTGCCCTTGCAGGTGCTCCCAGGCACCTGGTATCTATCTTCCTGGGAAAATCAATAGCTCCAATATGTCAACTCTTAAGTGGAACTACAATAAATTACCCTGCCATTAAGCACACTGACggctgccgcctctgcctcccattagTGAGACATTAGGCTTCCTGTGAAATTTCTGTGTACTTTGCAGTAATGAGAGCTGAGGTGTTGGTTATGCCCCTGAGGGGTGGGGCAGTGGCTCCGCATACAGTATGGTGGCACATCACATTGCGGAGTTTCTACTGGAGGGCTGTTTCTTCTCCAGCTTCCAGGCCAGGCTCCTGGAGCAGAACCTGCCAGGAAAAGTGGTTACTTCAAAGTTCATTAAGGACCAAGTGGCCGAGGAATAGGGTCCAAGGACACAGGGCTTTGCCCTGGACCAGATGCTGCCAGGAGCAGGATGATGTGAAGGTGGTGTCTGTAGCAGTAGCTGGGTTCTGTGACTGAGCACCATAAACTTCGTGACAGGCtgggaatggtggcgcacacctttaaactcagcattctgggaggcagaggcaggcagatccttgtgagttcaaggccagcctggtctacaaagtgagtccaggacagccaaggctacacagagaaacctgtcttgaaaaaaccaaggGGAGGGATTTACTCCTCATGGTCTGGAGTCCTGAATTTTTAAAGTGCTCCTTGCTATAGTttgggggagattttttttttttaagatttatttattacgtatacaaatctcattatagatggttgtgcgccgacatgtggctgctgggatttgaactcatgacctttggaagagcagtcagtgctcctaacctctgagccatctctccagcccagttttggGGAGATTATtgctgctctttctgcttctgtagcAGGGTGGGGAGGTGTTCTTAGCTGCTGTTTCTTATTGTCTTGTGGCTCTCCTATTGCTAGGCGCCTTGCCTTCTTCTTTGAAACACCCtcctggctttgaatttacacCATATTCTGACCAGTACGATGTCAATGTAACCTGTATCATTTGAAAGACCAAAGTGCCACTCTTGTTTCCAGGGGTGGAAACACTGTTCACTCCAGTACAGCGATGCCAGGCCCAGGAAGATACATAATTCCCATGTTCCATATGGGCAAGCTGAGGCTCAAGGGACTAAACTGTCCCTGTGGTGTCTCATTTCTTtggggtgcgtgtgtgtaggTTCCACGTGTAAAGGTGTGTGGAGACTAGAGGTGGTGTTCCTCGGGAGCCATTCggcttgtttttgagatagactctTACTGGGACCTGGGACTTGCCAGTGAAAGCATACTGGGTAACTAGAGAGCTCCACAGATTCCCCCTTCTCtgcccacccccctgcccccagagCCGGggttacaaacatgtgccactaCAGAGAGCTTTTTATGTCGCTTGTAAGGATcaaatcaggtcctcatgcttgcatggtgaGCACTTTACAGATTGAGCcatctgtctccccagccctaagatgtctctttctgcctctgatcTGAGCCAGTCATTCAGACTGAGATGGGCTCACTGGTCATTTTCAGAGGCTAGCCCACCCCAGGGTAAAACTCCAACTCCACCTCCTTGTGCTGGGCCCGTGGACTGTTGCAGGCAGCTTGTGCCTGGCTTCCCTATAGTGTCCCATCCAGGAAGTCAGGCTCCCTTCACATCTTAGAGTCTCTTGAGCTCCACCTCCTTCTGGAAGCTCTCCTGGCTTGCACATTGTCTATAGTTAAGGCCCTGGGGTGATTTGAGGTCCTTGCCAGGAGAGTGGTGTGGCAGTGTGGGGTTCTATGATGGAACAGGTGGGGGCAGGGTCCAGGGAGGAGGACCTGGGTAGACAGGTGCCTCTGTTGACACAGTAGCTCTTAGCCAGGGTCCTGGGTTGGGCCTCTCAGTGTGGGGAGGATTCACAGGTATTGCTGGGCTCCAACGTCTCTAGCACTGCTCCCGCTCTGACCCAGTGAGAACCACATACTCCGGGTCACCAGGAGGCTCTCAATGGTGGTCCATCCTGAGGTTGATTACAGCTCACAGGACAGGGATTTCCCAGGACCCTCTTTTGTCCACAAAGCAGTAAGCAGCCCAAAGCTACGGGCACCTTCAAATGACAGACTCAGGGTGCTGCCCTTGCTCAAGGGAGACCttgagcaaaaccaaaaccagatcACAAGGTTTCCAGCCTTCCTCACTTGGCTAGAAAAAACCAAGTGACTTTGTAGGCTGTTGAGATTAGAAGTTTGCCTTGGCGAGGCCCGATTCTGAAGATGCACTGAGCTTCAGTCAGCTTCCAGCTCAAAACGCCGGGCACACACAGGTGaagggtgtgtgcgtgtggtgtaaTTCCAGAATCGCCTCCCTGTCGGGTGGTAGGCTGTGCGAGGTGTGGACAGCCTGTGGTCTACACAGAGCCGTTCCCATTCTTCCTGAAGGCGAACGGATCCTGGGGACCTGGGACAATCTAAGTGGACGTGATGTTCCTACATGCCTTTTCGAGGGGACTGCCGGGCCGGGAGCTTCTCACCTCCGGGCCTGAGGGCATGGCTGACTGGGATGGACGCAGCTGGCAGTTGAGACACTGGCCAAGCAGGAGGCTAAGAGCCCTGGTGGGAACTAAGAATGGAAGACGCACTCCTGGAGAGCAAGGACCAAGTACCTCCCCGGACGATGGTCctggaaagaagacagaagatgcCAAGGGTTCTCGAGTCTATGGGCATCGCGAGCATCAGACTGAATACCCCCAGGCCAACCTCTTTCGAGAGTCGAGTCGGCCTCGCTTCCAACTCGCTGCGCCGGCTCAGGCCTCTACGAAGAGACTGAAAACTACACAAACCCCTAAGGTGCCGGGCCATCAAGGCGGGACCCAAGGCGGAAGAGgtagccggggggggggggagggcaggggcggCGATTGCGCAATTTCCGTTGCGCCGCTAGACTCACGTTTTGTAGTCGTGAAATGGGACGTGAAGCTTGGCTTCCGGTATTGTGCGACGGAAGTGACGAAAGCGCGGCGCGCCGCAGCGTGCGGGTCGAGGTCGCTATGTACAATGTCCTGTGTTCACGGGCTGTGGGGTGAGAGTTGTGAGGTGCAGGTGGGCGAGGGCGGGAGGCGGCCGTGGCGGCGTGACGCTTACTGCTGTCTCTCTTCCAGAGTGGTCCGGGCTCTGCGGCTCGCGGGCTGGGCTTCGCGAAGCCTGCATCCGCCGCCCGGTGGCCGATCTCCAGCCCAGCCTGCAgacagggcagaggaggaggaagaccccAACCTCCCGACGCAGTTTTCCTCCAGCAAAGCCGTCCCAGTCCGCTGGACGGTGGAGCATTCCCTGGGGAAACAGCAGCAGCGGCCTTGGTGGAAAGTGCTGCCGTTCACCCTGGCGCTTGTGGTTATGATCATGTGGTGCtatctgagggaggagggcagcatgGACCAGTGGTTGAGGCAGGTGTTGggagaggaggacgaggaggagccGGATGGTCATCTAGAGGAGCCTGAAGCTCCGGCTCGCTACGGGGCTAAAACGTGACAGGGCGCCTGCTGAGGAGGGAAATAAGCAGCGTCCTTCTGTTTCGTTGTCGAATTTGGGGATTTCTGACTTGGTTCTGCGCGTCCCTTCGATGCTTAGAGGACTTGGATGGCGCCGAGACGCGAGAACACAGCACAAAATTGGAGGCTCGAAATCTGATCTTTGCCGGACACCAATGCCCAGTGATTACGTCCAAAGACCTCTCGAGGTTCATAGAACAGGTTGTGGGTGCACCGTGTGCGGTTGAATTTGTCATTGTTTGTACAGCCTAATTATGTTTCCAGAGTTGTTCTGGTGGAAGTGTTACCTGCAGGtcatttgctttctgagacagaataACTGCAGAGGTGTAATGAACCATGCTGTGTACATCAGTTGAAGCTGATTTTAAGTACTAACAAATGGAAAATACATTTGGTAAAGTCTAATGAACAATTCTCCCCTCCTTTTGCACcaagtgggtttttgtttgcttgcttgcttgcttgcttttttgagatacagtcaaccagccttgcctcaaactcaagagaccaAACTGCCTTGcttccacccccacacccccaatgATAGGATTAAATGTCCTTTGGcatcttccctccacccccagacagggtttctctgtgtagccttggctgtcctagactcgctttgtagaccaggctggcctcgaactcacagcgatctgcctgcctctgcctcctgagtgtgcgcACAATGCCTGGTCTGGCATCCTGTTTTTAAAGATAGTAAATTTCTAGGCCAAGCAGCCAACtacttcttcctgctcctcctcctcctccttccttctttcttcttcctgccagGCTGATAACTTCTCCCCAGTGATGTAGGTAGCAGAACTCACCTATATCACAGCAGAGCAAAAGGAGAACTTTGGCTATTTGGGACAGTGGGAACACTTACTACatatgtgatgtttttcttttttgtttctctgtgtagtccttgctatcctggacctctggctgtagaccaggctagcctggaactcagagatccatatgcctctgcttcctgggtgctgggattataagcatgtgccagactgtaatgtttgtttgttttgttttattttgtggagtGCCAGAACAGTTACTTCTATGTTTAGTTTTGTGCCATGCTGGTTTTATTTCCCATGGTGCTCAGCCTGATGACTTCTTTGGGTGAACAGTGGATAGGGAGGACCTGCAAATAGGAGATAGCACAGGTAACTGCTGCATTTTCAAGATGATAGCTCAACTTTTGGGCAGAAAGAAATGGTtaaataaaatctgttctttCAAGGGAGAAGGAGTTACCTAATAGATGcttaaaaattagattttattttatttttgttctttttttttttttttttttttttttgttttttgagacagg
The genomic region above belongs to Acomys russatus chromosome 25, mAcoRus1.1, whole genome shotgun sequence and contains:
- the LOC127208451 gene encoding protein CCSMST1; translation: MGREAWLPVLCDGSDESAARRSVRVEVAMYNVLCSRAVGVVRALRLAGWASRSLHPPPGGRSPAQPADRAEEEEDPNLPTQFSSSKAVPVRWTVEHSLGKQQQRPWWKVLPFTLALVVMIMWCYLREEGSMDQWLRQVLGEEDEEEPDGHLEEPEAPARYGAKT